In the Arachis ipaensis cultivar K30076 chromosome B04, Araip1.1, whole genome shotgun sequence genome, TATAAACAAGTCATTTGCGTTTGCCGAGGAATGGATTGGAGGTGAACCATTTGGTTGTTGACGACCATGCCAAAGATAACTAGGAGTTGttttgtatttaatattttcatgaTCTTGTAGCTCCTTTCATTGCTCCACTCTATTGTGTTGAGCTccctttaattcaaaaaaaaaaaaaaaaaaaacaaacaaaatcaacATACAATAATACTAGAAATATCCCTTCTCTTTAATCAAAATCGGAAACTTTAATATCTAACTTGGAATCTCATCAATGCCATTGGCTTCTATCATTACTTCTCATCCACAAATAAAGGTCCACTACATCAATACCCATCCCTACAAAATAATGCACTTTTTTCCCCTTCCTTTTTGGCCACTTATAAAACCCCCTTATTGCATGCACTACATACTCAGCAAACGTGTAATAATTTAGAACATTCTCTCTTAGCTTCTCATTCTCATACTCTTTTATGTGTTTCCCAATCCTCTATCATGCTCCATAATATTCCCACAACAAAACAATGAGTCTTAGAAATATAATACCAACAACACTTCCTTCATCCTACACTCTCAAACCCCGTTGTGTAAATTACATAACTACCCATAATAATCCATCATCTACTAAACCAACCACTTACAACAACTTAAGCCTTTCCAATCAAAACACTCATCAACAAGCCACATTACACTTAGAGAAAATGATCAATTTAGAAGACCACAATAGTTTCTCTTCGTCATCATTTGAATCAACACCATCAACATCTTCATTTGGCATTGGAACTTATCAAAATAAACTTGGTAAGAGATGGAAGGAGTACCAAGGAATGAGCAATTGGGAGGGTTTGTTAGACCCGTTAGATGATAACCTACGTGCTGAAATCCTACGGTACGGTCACTTCGTTGAAGCTGCATACAAGTCCTTTGACTTTGATCCTTCTTCTCCAAACTATGCCAACTGTAGATTCCCAAAGACAACACTTTTTGAGCGTTGCGGTTTACCAAACACAGGGTACAAGGTAACCAAATACCTCCGTGCAACTTCCGGCATTCAGTTACCGAACTGGGTCGACAAAGCACCGAGTTGGGTGGCAACACAATCAAGCTACGTTGGTTATGTCGCAGTTTGTGACAACAAAGAAGAGATCAAAAGACTTGGTCGGCGTGACGTTGTTATTGCTTTTAGAGGAACAACCACATGTTTGGAATGGCTAGAGAATTTGCGTGCCACACTCACCAACCTACCATGCAATCCCATGGACGGAAAAACTATGGGGTGTCATGGTAGTGGGGCCATGGTGGAAAGTGGTTTCTTGAGTCTCTACTCTTCTTCCATCCCCGACAACCCTTCCACCCTCAGTTTGCAGCAGATGGTCAAACAAGAGATTGTCAGGATTCTCCAAGCTTATGCTGGAGAACCCTTAAGTTTGACCATCACTGGCCACAGTCTAGGGGCGGCATTAGCTACGCTGGCGGCATATGATATAAATACCTCCTTTCCCAGACTGCCCATGGTGACGGTCATTTCTTTTGGTGGGCCTCGAGTTGGCGACCGGAGGTTCCGACGACAGTTGGAGAAGCAGGGGACAAAGGTTTTGCGAATAGTAAACTCCGAGGATGTTATCACCAAGGTTCCGGGTTTCGTGTTTGATGATGACATGGCAAAAGAAGGAGGTATCCATGTGGCAGGATTGCCGAGTTGGATACAGAAGAGGGTGGAGGAAGCGCAGTGGGTGTATGCTGAAGTTGGAAAGGAGTTGCGCCTATGTAGCAAGAATTCTCCGTATCTCGGTAGCACAAATGTTGCTACGTGTCACGAGTTGAACACATACTTACACCTTGTTGATGGGTTTGTGAGTTCCACGTGTCCCTTTAGGGCCACTGCAAAAAGATTTCTCCAGCGGTGACAACCACCATCACCACCATAGACTGATGGTCATCACCATAGACTGATGATGCTAAACTATATCTAAATAATcataagagagagaaagaaaacaaaaatagagaACATATATCTAATTGTTATGGTTAATTAACAACCTAATTGTAATTATAAGCCTAGGGTAATTGACAAATTTTTTAAGCAAAAGTTTagaaactaattaaccttttttttttaaatgtaaaaTGTGTATATCTGAAATTATTTAATagattatatataattataaaaatatttgataacaacAAAGGATTAGTAAAAAAtagttagaatttgttttatttgatatttattaattattataattaattaataaacatGATTAAATCAATAtgagattaaattaaattaatcttTACATATTCTTTGCATATATTTAGTTGTCTAGCCATacaaaaaaaatgtatttttcaacaaattttaattttagggaTAAATAAAATTCTTAAAATGTAATTTGCAAGGCAAGACGGTAAAATTAGAAATTGTTCTTGCAAGAGATCAGAGAAGGTGGACAAAAGTTGATTACGAAATCACAAACTCAAACAAGACATTTAAGGGATTAACCAGAAAATTATTGGCTGAGCAGCTATATACatcttaaaaaaaaatcatatatatttaCTCTTCACAAAAATAGGAACATATATAATAAGCTAGCTTTTAtgttacaaaaataaataaatattttactacataaaatagacaaaaaaataATATCGTGAGAATTTTTTAGCTAGGTAttcttattctaaaaaaaataattacatattaaaactaaaatttaatctAATTTCTATATACGTTGAAACTAATGTAAAATTATAAAATGTATTTTATACCAACacatccaattaaaaaaaaaaaaaaagaaaaacatcaaTCACATTGTGGGAATAGTCATTGATTCGTCAGCTTTCTGAATTTCAATTAATTAGCTTGTGGTGTAAAATTATTGATCATTAAGGCATATATATTACGGAGTGGATTCTCTCcagtttttttaacaattgatagAATATAGTGTGATCTATCACCTTTGATTCTATGagtgggaccaaaaataaataagaggaagaGAATAATAAATGGTTAAATTGAACATTGGATACCATCCAATTTTTTTCTCCCTGGAGAGGATCATTTTCCTACATATTATGCTCTTAAATGTAGTTTAAATGAGAGACGATACTAACCTACAAAATTGAAGTATTGTATATTAGTATACAGTAACAGTatagagacaaaaaaaaattaaattttattttatttaacttttattAATTGTCGCGAcaattaattaaaatcaaataagacaagttttgattattttttattattttttttattatcaaatattttttattactatCTTATATTATATGATCTAACATAtataaaaaagaaagtttttaaacATCTAGAAGTATATATATAGGGTGTGTTTAGAATattctttgaaaaataaaaaaaaatatttgatttggtTGGAAATGAAATCTTGTGTCTAGATATTTTACGAATAAAAAGCTATTTATTAGATTACATACATTTGATTCCTTTGTTATTGAAATCCAATGATGGGATTTGGTAAGAACAATTAGTTGAATTTCTAATTTAATCATTTTAAAGATTCattttaaagataatataatatgaattttaaatttcaaaaagaCAATTCAAATCTGATTTTATATAACCATTCCGTACAACAAATTTAACTTATAAATCAGTTCAAATCAGATAAGATCACTTCATAATTTGATTATTCCAATCACAACCATATAACTATTAACTATAAGTTTTTCACAAGAGTAGTTAGACACTAAACTAGTGATTAGTTGCCTTTGGGATTTGCTTCTAGTAGTTGGAGACTAACTTTTAACTTTTTTGTTGCCTTTGGGATTTGCTCCTTGGTTTGAAGTAGGACGGTGCCAACTTGGAGGCATTGTTAGTTTGTGAAAATTAAATGGAGAATGTAATACATGCAaattaaataaatgcaactataaatttgtagttattaaaaaaaaaatggagcAGAGGAAGTAATATACAGGTAAGTGTCTAAATTTTTTCTACAAGTATTTGGATTCTCTATTATTCTTGATGTTCCTTTGCTTTGTACATGTTTATCAAATCCATTTTTACAGTGTTCTGATTGGAAGATCATCTAAATAAAGAACTAGATAAAAATATTTCAATTGAGATCctgtttggtaaaatttttttaaaaaaatattttttctcctaAAATGCacaatcttattttaattttttatttctgtttagtaaattaaaaaaaaaatcatgtctCTAAAAGTACATAAACTAAAACATTTTAAGTATGCAGTCCAATAAGTACTATAATATAAATAGACTTTTTAAAACTGGCCAACTATGTTTTACAAAAACTTATTAAATAGTATTTATGAAATTGTTGAAGAAAAGAAGTAAGAAAGCTTGTAGTGAGAAACCAAGAAGCAAGAAAGCAAAGGCAGagtagagaaaaaagaaaaagatgagaaGAATATGATGTAACTAAAAAAAGCGTGTTATTAAGAGAATCTGTTATCAATTATACACCGAATCTTTCTATTTTATAGCCAAGAATAATTAACTAACTTACTCTAGCTAATTATATCTCACTCCCTCTCCCTCCCCTGTGGCCCAAAATTTAGAGAGGTTTTTGTGCTAACCTAAATTTGCTCTTGAACTTGCTGAATAACAATGGAGATAAGGGCTTAGTTATAATGTCTGCTATTTGTACTTAATCTGGAATATGAGTAACAACAATCTATCATTGAATCACTTTATTCCTTACAAAATATAGATtcaattcaaaatattttgttcTCTCATATAATATAAGATTATAAGCTAATCATACAGTGGATATATTATCACAAAAGACTGTGGGAGATAAAGTGTAAGGCTGCTGTAGTTCACTAAAAAAGATTTGAATCCATACTAATTCAGAAAAAGTAGCTGCCAACGCTCTGGATTCGGCCTTTATGGAGCTTCTGCAGACAGTGAAATGTTTTAAATATTTTCAGGAAATCAAGTTTGCTCTAAAGTACACACAGTACTTAGACACAGATCTTTTATCATCAACATCAGCAGTTCAATCTGAATCTGAAAAGGCAGTTAAATGAAGATCATTAGTCTTATGAAATTGAAGAGCAAGATCAACTATACCTGCTAAATATCAAAGAATACGCTTTGTTGCCATCCAATTATCTTGGCTTGGCTTTGACATGAATTGGTTGATTTTGTTTATTGCAAATACTATGTCTCGTCTTGTGATAGTGACACATTGAAGTCCCTCCACAATTGATCTAAACAATGTGAGGTCTTCAAAAGGAGTACTTGCATTTGCTGATAGTTTTGAAGAGTTAATCATGGGAGTGCTAACCGATTTAGCTTCTTACATACCAACCttgcataataattttttttatgtatttattttaattgtgaGAAATTAAATCAAGTGATTGAGTGACAGTCTCGATGTCAAGAAAGAAGTTTAAGTCCCCCAATTCGTTTATAAGAAAGGTTGAATAAAGCTGCTTTAAGACAGAAGTGATTTCAGTGTCATTGTTCCTTGTCACTAATATATCATCAACGTATatgagtgtatatatatataatagaattagaagaaaattttgtaaaaaagaaAGGATCAGACTTAGTAAAGGTGAACCCGAATTGTTTTAGAGCAGCAATAATGGTGAGATACCAAGTCATGGGGGCTTGTTTTAAGCCATAGATGACTTTGTGTAATTTACACACAATATGGAGATTGGAGTGTGTAAAATCTAAAAACTAAGACATATAAATGGTTTCATTTAGAATACCATTTAAAAAGGTATTATGGAAGTCATATTGTTTAATTTGACTTTCCAGCCCTTTGATAACGCAAGAGTGAATATCACTCTTATAGTGACAGCCTTAATTATAGGTGAGAATACTCGATCGAAATCAATCCCAGTAGTTTGAGTATAACCTCTTACCACAAGACGAGCTTTATGTCTCACAACCTGCACCTGAGTATttttcttcaagacaaatatccATTTGCAACTAACTACCTTTCCATTTGATCGAAGTAAGGAAGCTCTACTAAACTTCAAATCTTGTGATGAACTAATGCTTTATATTCTATCAATaatatgaattttaaatttcaaaaagaCAATTCAAATCTGATTTTATATAACCATTCCGTACAACAAATTTAACTTATAAATCAGTTCAAATCAGATAAGATCACTTCATAATTTGATTATTCCAATCACAACCATATAACTATAAGCATATAATTTTTCACAAGAGTAGTTAGACACTAAACTAGTGATTAGTTGCCTTTGGGATTTGCTTCTAGTAGTTGGAGACTAACTTTTCAGTGGGTTGTTGCCTTTGGGATTTGCTCCTTGGTTTGAAGTAGGACGGTGCCAACTTGGAGGCATTGTTAGTTTGTGAAAATTAAATGGAGAATGTAATACATGCAaattaaataaatgcaactataaatttgtagttattaaaaaaaaaatggagcAGAGGAAGTAATATACAGGTAAGTGTCTAAATTTTTTCTACAAGTATTTGGATTCTCTATTATTCTTGATGTTCCTTTGCTTTGTACATGTTTATCAAATCCATTTTTACAGTGTTCTGATTGGAAGATCATCTAAATAAAGAACTAGATAAAAATATTTCAATTGAGATCctgtttggtaaaatttttttaaaaaaatattttttctcctaAAATGCacaatcttattttaattttttatttctgtttagtaaattaaaaaaaaaatcatgtctCTAAAAGTACATAAACTAAAACATTTTAAGTATGCAGTCCAATAAGTACTATAATATAAATAGACTTTTTAAAACTGGCCAACTATGTTTTACAAAAACTTATTAAATAGTATTTATGAAATTGTTGAAGAAAAGAAGTAAGAAAGCTTGTAGTGAGAAACCAAGAAGCAAGAAAGCAAAGGCAGagtagagaaaaaagaaaaagatgagaaGAATATGATGTAACTAAAAAAAGCGTGTTATTAAGAGAATCTGTTATCAATTATACACCGAATCTTTCTATTTTATAGCCAAGAATAATTAACTAACTTACTCTAGCTAATTATATCTCACTCCCTCTCCCTCCCCTGTGGCCCAAAATTTAGAGAGGTTTTTGTGCTAACCTAAATTTGCTCTTGAACTTGCTGAATAACAATGGAGATAAGGGCTTAGTTATAATGTCTGCTATTTGTACTTAATCTGGAATATGAGTAACAACAATCTATCATTGAATCACTTTATTCCTTACAAAATATAGATtcaattcaaaatattttgttcTCTCATATAATATAAGATTATAAGCTAATCATACAGTGGATATATTATCACAAAAGACTGTGGGAGATAAAGTGTAAGGCTGCTGTAGTTCACTAAAAAAGATTTGAATCCATACTAATTCAGAAAAAGTAGCTGCCAACGCTCTGGATTCGGCCTTTATGGAGCTTCTGCAGACAGTGAAATGTTTTAAATATTTTCAGGAAATCAAGTTTGCTCTAAAGTACACACAGTACTTAGACACAGATCTTTTATCATCAACATCAGCAGTTCAATCTGAATCTGAAAAGGCAGTTAAATGAAGATCATTAGTCTTATGAAATTGAAGAGCAAGATCAACTATACCTGCTAAATATCAAAGAATACGCTTTGTTGCCATCCAATTATCTTGGCTTGGCTTTGACATGAATTGGTTGATTTTGTTTATTGCAAATACTATGTCTCGTCTTGTGATAGTGACACATTGAAGTCCCTCCACAATTGATCTAAACAATGTGAGGTCTTCAAAAGGAGTACTTGCATTTGCTGATAGTTTTGAAGAGTTAATCATGGGAGTGCTAACCGATTTAGCTTCTTACATACCAACCttgcataataattttttttatgtatttattttaattgtgaGAAATTAAATCAAGTGATTGAGTGACAGTCTCGATGTCAAGAAAGAAGTTTAAGTCCCCCAATTCGTTTATAAGAAAGGTTGAATAAAGCTGCTTTAAGACAGAAGTGATTTCAGTGTCATTGTTCCTTGTCACTAATATATCATCAACGTATatgagtgtatatatatataatagaattagaagaaaattttgtaaaaaagaaAGGATCAGACTTAGTAAAGGTGAACCCGAATTGTTTTAGAGCAGCAATAATGGTGAGATACCAAGTCATGGGGGCTTGTTTTAAGCCATAGATGACTTTGTGTAATTTACACACAATATGGAGATTGGAGTGTGTAAAATCTAAAAACTAAGACATATAAATGGTTTCATTTAGAATACCATTTAAAAAGGTATTATGGAAGTCATATTGTTTAATTTGACTTTCCAGCCCTTTGATAACGCAAGAGTGAATATCACTCTTATAGTGACAGCCTTAATTATAGGTGAGAATACTCGATCGAAATCAATCCCAGTAGTTTGAGTATAACCTCTTACCACAAGACGAGCTTTATGTCTCACAACCTGCACCTGAGTATttttcttcaagacaaatatccATTTGCAACTAACTACCTTTCCATTTGATCGAAGTAAGGAAGCTCTACTAAACTTCAAATCTTGTGATGAACTAATGCTTTATATTCTATCAGCATAGCTTCCTTCCATTGAGTGGATTAAAGAGTAGCTATGACAGATTTTGAAAGATGTGGTATAATAGAATTGTCATGAGTATTGATGCTGGCAGGTAGCATCTTTGGTTTTGTACTTGCTATCTTGGATCTAGTTTATATTGGATGAATGTTATCAAAGACAATGTGATTGGGGGATAAGACAGTGTTAGCAAAGGGAAAAGCAATCTCAATTGTTAAGATAGGAATTGGGtcagtgaaaaataaaaaaggaataaGAGAATTTTTATCAGGTGTTGAATTAATGTCTTGATGTCTCATTGAAGCACTTGGGGGAATAGAAGTAGAAGTAGGTGGGCTAGCTATAGGGTTTGATTAAGGTGTTGTAGAGATAGGAAAAATATCAATTAAGAGGGAGGAAGAATGACAATAACTAAAAGCATCTTAGTAGTAGTACATGTAGAAGTAGTACTATCATAACTAGGATTATTAGCAATAAAGAAACTATTAGAAAGACATTTATCCTCATGAAACACATCTCTagatattataattttttcaGTAGAGGTAATGCATTTGTATTCTTTTTGAGTACTGGAATATCCAATAAAACTATACGGTTGTGATCATAATTCCAATTTATGTTGATTATAAGGTCTCAAGTTAGGGGTGATAAAACATCTAGTTCAAGAACTCAGCAGTACCCCCGCACTTTTCAACTTTGGACTTGGATTCCATGATACAACAGGGGTTATCGGGAGTACCTTTTAGATTTGGGGCCAGAGATACATAGGATATAGGAGCTCTAGCTAAGTTTCAAGTTGGTCAGCTGGGATTCTCCTTCCACGAACTCTCGACCTAAGTAGATAGTTTGGAGCACGGTAGTAGTAGTCGTAACTACCCACGCGTGCTTCGAGGGGTCATACTCAGAAGTTACCTTCGGGGGGCACTGCGTCGTCTCTATCCGTTGTGCCATGTTCCTCTGGAGACAGTATGGGAAAAGAAAAAGGGATGAGAACCTAACGtctcagtaggagtgctatgCAACACCTCCATATCTATCTCCAGCCCACGTGCAGGATTTTAAAAGAAAGTCGTACGATATGACATGTAATATGAACCTCTTGTAAAGCGTAAAACATatatgtaaaaaggaaagaacataGAAAGAGAATAGAAGGATAACATCTTAAGTAATAtcaacataatcataaatatatcttaaaaaaaaacataatcaaacttttcattcatgctttctcctttcttaacttataacttttatggaaggtattgagctcaaaccgatataaaaggtgggagtccccttcccttaccgaaggatcattccctcagttcaatttacaatcaaggttattttaAGCATACATAAAAGAGGGTCGTACAAGAAGCATTCATGAAGATGGATAAAATtaggatatactaaataattaaatgtAACATGGTAAAAAGTtatgtactctcaacattaaagGAATATAAATGATGTGAAAAGTCATGTAATTGCACAGGATAAAATtaggatatactaaataattaaataaaacatggtagAAAGTATGTACTCATGAGTCAAGAGATTATGAATGACAAAAATAGATAGACATTGTCAATATGGATAAGGGATGAGAAAAAGGTACTTAATGCCATGAGACATATGAaagatagtaaccatgcatggatggAAGAAAAATAACTAGAGCATACTACATGCCAACATAAAGTGAGAAAGGCATAATTCCCTACTCTTTTTTTTCTAACGCTTCTTTGAGCTTGCCTTTTGTATTTGCACACAGAATAtattttgtagagagagaagggagaggttTTGGTATTTGAGAGAAGTGATTTTCTACCTATAGGTGCAcccctatttatatacatttggggATAGGGTGATTGggataattttaatttcaaaccgAGGGTGGTTACTAGATTCCTAtccataaatttaaaattct is a window encoding:
- the LOC107637225 gene encoding phospholipase A(1) DAD1, chloroplastic-like, translating into MSLRNIIPTTLPSSYTLKPRCVNYITTHNNPSSTKPTTYNNLSLSNQNTHQQATLHLEKMINLEDHNSFSSSSFESTPSTSSFGIGTYQNKLGKRWKEYQGMSNWEGLLDPLDDNLRAEILRYGHFVEAAYKSFDFDPSSPNYANCRFPKTTLFERCGLPNTGYKVTKYLRATSGIQLPNWVDKAPSWVATQSSYVGYVAVCDNKEEIKRLGRRDVVIAFRGTTTCLEWLENLRATLTNLPCNPMDGKTMGCHGSGAMVESGFLSLYSSSIPDNPSTLSLQQMVKQEIVRILQAYAGEPLSLTITGHSLGAALATLAAYDINTSFPRLPMVTVISFGGPRVGDRRFRRQLEKQGTKVLRIVNSEDVITKVPGFVFDDDMAKEGGIHVAGLPSWIQKRVEEAQWVYAEVGKELRLCSKNSPYLGSTNVATCHELNTYLHLVDGFVSSTCPFRATAKRFLQR